One genomic window of Quercus lobata isolate SW786 chromosome 9, ValleyOak3.0 Primary Assembly, whole genome shotgun sequence includes the following:
- the LOC115959985 gene encoding uncharacterized protein LOC115959985 — MTKPLRPHSSTPREPAGEAQCKLETLLPHVFVYTQFLNPIWGSFESVNCKENVNLTIHVVRELVGMKLLKYNEKALCIGEGFAATVLTLQDLGFSNAGGVYRHRFFSLKRKQFVHELDFADNSFDFVLSRDVDKVSVPALLVFEIERILSPGGIGAMLVEGVSGSFPNSLIRSATPVSSLLKSSNVVHVGYVQNFTLVVFKNNIYIES, encoded by the exons ATGACTAAACCCCTAAG ACCTCACTCTAGCACCCCAAGAGAGCCAGCAGGAGAGGCGCAATGCAAGCTAGAAACCCTCCTCCCACACGTATTTGTTTACACCCAGTTCTTGAATCCGATTTGGGGCTCATTTGAATCGGTGAATTGCAAGGAGAATGTGAATTTGACCATTCATGTGGTTAGAGAGCTAGTGGGTATGAAGTTGTTGAAATATAATGAGAAAGCTCTCTGTATTGGAGAAGGGTTTGCCGCGACCGTGTTGACATTGCAAGATTTGGGGTTCTCCAATGCTGGTGGTGTTTATAGGCACCGCTTTTTCTCACTTAAGCGTAAGCAATTTGTTCACGAGCTCGATTTTGCGGACAATTCATTCGATTTTGTGTTGTCCAGGGATGTCGATAAGGTTTCTGTCCCTGCATTGCTCGTGTTTGAGATCGAGCGCATTCTTAGCCCGGGTGGCATTGGTGCCATGCTTGTGGAAGGCGTTAGCGGTTCATTCCCTAATAGCTTGATTAGGTCTGCCACCCCGGTTTCATCGTTGCTGAAAAGCTCCAATGTTGTGCACGTTGGTTATGTGCAGAACTTTACTCTGGTTGTCTTCaagaacaatatatatatagaatcatAG
- the LOC115962134 gene encoding glycerophosphodiester phosphodiesterase GDPD4 isoform X1, whose translation MAISMRSGRRQQRGGGGLRIRLSSQRRLFRTIIISLVFIAVVPPIFFHFRLKRLHQIQGRKCGWMKDPPLVCAHGGDSTNAFPNTMDAYRIALHSKVDCVEIDVSRSFDGVLFALHDRDLQRISGNSTSKVGYLSMKEIKELGRANQSAQMFLQESIPTIEDALKLISNSVRQVILDAKVGPPSYEKGLAKDILSVVERTHCRNCLVWAKSDNLVRDVIKLSPNTTVSLQVGYIVMKDPSTGLRTNLMRMKGAGVVGVYHPLIDEMLMKTLHGRNKKVYAWTVDDVDSMQKMLFERVDAIVTSNPTLLQSLMQDIRTQCLEDGFSLSQ comes from the exons atggcGATCTCCATGAGATCGGGAAGGAGACAACAACGAGGAGGAGGAGGATTACGAATAAGATTATCGTCTCAAAGACGATTATTCCGTACAATAATCATAAGCCTTGTCTTCATCGCTGTTGTCCCTCCCATCTTTTTCCATTTCCGACTCAAACGCCTCCATCAG ATACAAGGAAGAAAGTGTGGTTGGATGAAGGATCCACCTCTTGTGTGTGCTCATGGAGGTGACTCTACCAACGCCTTTCCCAACACG ATGGATGCGTATCGTATTGCGCTTCATTCTAAAGTAGACTGCGTTGAGATTGATGTTTCTCGTTCTTTTGATGGGGTTTTGTTTGCTCTCCATGATAG GGATTTGCAGCGGATATCTGGAAACAGTACTTCTAAAGTAGGGTACTTGAGCATGAAAGAG ATAAAAGAACTAGGCCGTGCTAATCAATCTGCACAGATGTTTCTTCAAGAAAGCATTCCAACCATTGAAGATGCTTTGAAG TTGATATCAAATTCAGTTCGGCAAGTGATTCTAGATGCTAAGGTTGGGCCTCCATCATATGAAAAAGGGCTTGCAAAGGATATTCTTTCTGTG GTTGAAAGGACGCATTGTAGGAATTGCCTTGTATGGGCTAAAAGTGACAATTTAGTAAGGGACGTAATTAAACTCTCACCGAATACTACA GTGTCATTGCAGGTGGGCTACATTGTCATGAAGGATCCTTCTACTGGACTAAGAACCAACTTAATGAGGATGAAAGGTGCTGGGGTGGTTGGTGTCTATCATCCTTTGATTGATGAAATGCTGATGAAAACTCTACATGG gaggaacaaaaaggTATATGCCTGGACTGTTGATGATGTGGATTCTATGCAAAAGATGTTGTTTGAACGCGTGGATGCCATTGTTACAAGCAATCCGACACTACTTCAAAGTCTAATGCAAGATATTAGAACACAATGCCTCGAGGATGGTTTTTCGTTGTCACAATGA
- the LOC115962134 gene encoding glycerophosphodiester phosphodiesterase GDPD4 isoform X2, which produces MAISMRSGRRQQRGGGGLRIRLSSQRRLFRTIIISLVFIAVVPPIFFHFRLKRLHQIQGRKCGWMKDPPLVCAHGGDSTNAFPNTMDAYRIALHSKVDCVEIDVSRSFDGVLFALHDRDLQRISGNSTSKVGYLSMKEIKELGRANQSAQMFLQESIPTIEDALKLISNSVRQVILDAKVGPPSYEKGLAKDILSVVERTHCRNCLVWAKSDNLVRDVIKLSPNTTVGYIVMKDPSTGLRTNLMRMKGAGVVGVYHPLIDEMLMKTLHGRNKKVYAWTVDDVDSMQKMLFERVDAIVTSNPTLLQSLMQDIRTQCLEDGFSLSQ; this is translated from the exons atggcGATCTCCATGAGATCGGGAAGGAGACAACAACGAGGAGGAGGAGGATTACGAATAAGATTATCGTCTCAAAGACGATTATTCCGTACAATAATCATAAGCCTTGTCTTCATCGCTGTTGTCCCTCCCATCTTTTTCCATTTCCGACTCAAACGCCTCCATCAG ATACAAGGAAGAAAGTGTGGTTGGATGAAGGATCCACCTCTTGTGTGTGCTCATGGAGGTGACTCTACCAACGCCTTTCCCAACACG ATGGATGCGTATCGTATTGCGCTTCATTCTAAAGTAGACTGCGTTGAGATTGATGTTTCTCGTTCTTTTGATGGGGTTTTGTTTGCTCTCCATGATAG GGATTTGCAGCGGATATCTGGAAACAGTACTTCTAAAGTAGGGTACTTGAGCATGAAAGAG ATAAAAGAACTAGGCCGTGCTAATCAATCTGCACAGATGTTTCTTCAAGAAAGCATTCCAACCATTGAAGATGCTTTGAAG TTGATATCAAATTCAGTTCGGCAAGTGATTCTAGATGCTAAGGTTGGGCCTCCATCATATGAAAAAGGGCTTGCAAAGGATATTCTTTCTGTG GTTGAAAGGACGCATTGTAGGAATTGCCTTGTATGGGCTAAAAGTGACAATTTAGTAAGGGACGTAATTAAACTCTCACCGAATACTACA GTGGGCTACATTGTCATGAAGGATCCTTCTACTGGACTAAGAACCAACTTAATGAGGATGAAAGGTGCTGGGGTGGTTGGTGTCTATCATCCTTTGATTGATGAAATGCTGATGAAAACTCTACATGG gaggaacaaaaaggTATATGCCTGGACTGTTGATGATGTGGATTCTATGCAAAAGATGTTGTTTGAACGCGTGGATGCCATTGTTACAAGCAATCCGACACTACTTCAAAGTCTAATGCAAGATATTAGAACACAATGCCTCGAGGATGGTTTTTCGTTGTCACAATGA
- the LOC115959987 gene encoding flavonol sulfotransferase-like codes for MESSSSKMNSAPKSIEKEENMFDLEPDNKFRQILPTIPIKKGSWSMDFYQYEGFWYPLFHLPGMLFAQEHFKPQPNQVILSSFPKCGTTWLKALAFAVMTRSYESEPTNPLLSRLSHDCVPFIEFNIRSSQQRLSLDVPLVSTHIPYTSLPKSIINSSCKIVYLCRDPKDVFVSIWHFYNRNVSRVFESEHGITREKDVLEEDVLESFCQGLLSCGPFWDHILGYWRASLESPERILFIKYEDLTNETVYWVKKLAQFIGYPFSLEEEDQGMVQKIIDLCSFENMSNLEVNKNGVMTLEIGIKKDEVNTFEFKNNMYFRKGKVGDWKNHLTPAMAKRIDQITEKKLSSYGLTWNV; via the coding sequence ATGGAATCCTCTTCCTCCAAAATGAACTCTGCTCCAAAAAGTATTGAGAAAGAAGAGAATATGTTTGATCTAGAACCTGACAATAAATTCAGACAAATCTTGCCAACCATCCCAATAAAAAAGGGTTCTTGGTCGATGGATTTCTACCAGTATGAAGGTTTTTGGTACCCTTTATTCCATCTACCAGGAATGTTGTTTGCTCAAGAACATTTCAAGCCTCAACCCAACCAAGTGATTTTGAGTAGTTTTCCAAAATGTGGCACAACTTGGCTTAAGGCATTGGCTTTTGCCGTAATGACACGATCCTATGAAAGCGAGCCTACAAATCCTTTACTCTCAAGACTGTCACATGATTGTGTACCCTTTATTGAGTTTAATATTCGCTCAAGCCAACAAAGATTGAGTCTAGATGTTCCACTTGTGTCTACACACATTCCCTACACTTCCCTACCAAAATCCATTATAAATTCTAgttgtaaaattgtttatttatgcAGGGATCCAAAGGATGTATTTGTGTCTATATGGCACTTTTACAACAGGAATGTTTCTAGGGTATTTGAGAGCGAGCATGGAATCACCAGAGAGAAGGATGTACTTGAGGAGGATGTACTTGAGTCATTTTGTCAAGGATTACTTTCTTGTGGACCATTTTGGGATCATATATTAGGGTATTGGAGAGCAAGTTTGGAATCACCAGAGAGGATATTGTTTATCAAGTATGAAGATTTGACTAATGAAACTGTATATTGGGTAAAGAAATTAGCTCAATTTATTGGTTATCCTTTCTCTTTGGAGGAAGAAGATCAAGGTATGGTGCAAAAGATTATAGATTTAtgcagttttgaaaatatgtccAATTTAGAGGTAAATAAAAATGGAGTGATGACATTGGAGATTGGAATCAAGAAAGATGAAGTCAACACATTCGAGTTCAAAAACAATATGTATTTTAGGAAAGGTAAGGTTGGAGACTGGAAAAATCATCTTACACCTGCAATGGCAAAACGAATTGATCAGATAACTGAGAAAAAGCTAAGTAGTTATGGCTTGACATGGAATGTCTGA
- the LOC115959988 gene encoding uncharacterized protein LOC115959988, protein MHLQGVPDEIMCRAFPSTLKGPARVWFSKIPPNSVSTFEELSKLFVNNFIGGQRHKRSSSSLLTIEQGENESLQSFITHFNREALSVDEADDKLLLAAFHNGVNSDLFIHKLYEKEPQSMAELVHSAQNFMNAIDAIIAKKRKRSERMDANPSRHHEQGTRPKKGRTEERRDRESKKPGPSVRNQQYTPLNAPLEQVLMQIKDDPSLKWPEKMKGDPNKRNRNKYCRFHRDHGHDTDECFDLK, encoded by the coding sequence ATGCATCTTCAAGGGGTGCCTGATGAGataatgtgtagagccttccctagCACCCTTAAGGGTCCGGCGCGAGTTTGgttcagcaaaatacccccaaattcGGTGAGTACTTTTGAAGAGTTGAGCAagttgtttgttaacaatttcattgggGGACAAAGACACAAGCGTTCCTCGTCCAGTCTGTTGACAATAGAGCAGGGAGAGAACGAGAGCCTTCAGTCATTCATCACCCATTTTAACAGAGAAGCCCTTAGTGTGGATGAAGCAGATGATAAGCTCCTACTGGCGGCCTTCCATAATGGGGTGAATTCGGATTTGTTTATACACAAACTCTATGAGAAAGAGCCTCAGTCCATGGCCGAACTCGTTCATTCGGCtcagaattttatgaatgcaataGACGCGATCAttgctaagaagaggaagaggtctGAAAGAATGGACGCAAATCCCAGTCGCCATCACGAGCAAGGtactcgtccaaagaagggacggacggaGGAAAGGAGAGACCGAGAAAGTAAGAAGCCAGGCCCTTCAGTACGGAACCAGCAATATACCCCTCTAAACGCTCCACTTgagcaagtccttatgcaaatcaaggatgatccttccCTGAAATGGCCGGAGAAAATGAAGGGGGATCCCAACAAGCGCAATAGGaacaagtattgtcgcttccatagGGATCATGGTCATGACACAGACGAGTGTTTCGATTTAAAgtaa
- the LOC115959979 gene encoding uncharacterized protein LOC115959979 — translation MVREFLDANDQEQQQSVRRPSARWSPPPAGTYKANFDAALFEELHYAGLGVVYRDHSGQVIAALSQRIGLPSTVEIAEALAARRAMEFARELSLFNVILEGDCLRVVRALNASGGCNTLYGHVVNETKRLGAALRHCSYQHVGRDGNKLTHCLARKAVSTADIDVWVEDLLGDLDAVFQSDLS, via the coding sequence ATGGTCCGTGAATTCTTGGATGCCAATGATCAGGAGCAGCAACAATCTGTGCGTCGTCCTTCAGCTCGTTGGTCACCTCCACCTGCTGGCACCTACAAAGCTAATTTTGATGCTGCGTTATTTGAAGAGCTGCACTATGCAGGACTTGGCGTCGTGTATCGAGATCATTCAGGCCAAGTTATTGCTGCCTTGAGTCAGAGGATTGGTCTACCCAGTACAGTGGAGATAGCTGAAGCCTTGGCTGCCAGACGAGCTATGGAGTTTGCCAGAGAACTAAGCCTTTTTAATGTCATATTGGAGGGTGATTGCCTGCGGGTTGTGAGAGCTTTAAACGCTTCTGGTGGGTGCAATACTTTGTATGGCCATGTAGTCAATGAAACTAAGAGGTTAGGGGCAGCTTTGAGGCACTGTAGTTACCAGCATGTTGGTCGGGATGGGAATAAATTAACTCATTGTTTAGCTAGGAAAGCAGTTTCAACTGCAGATATTGATGTTTGGGTAGAAGATCTACTTGGGGATTTGGATGCTGTGTTCCAATCCGACTTGTCTTAA
- the LOC115959071 gene encoding uncharacterized protein LOC115959071, whose translation MARLALGPWFHKNVVDPLIQILRRGAEPKQLAFSAALGITLGVFPICGVTVFLCGLAIALLGSRCNAPTVMLANFMATPIELSLMLPFLRFGEILTGGPQFPFTSDAFKKVLTGQASHEVLLSVVHALLGWLVAAPFILATLYIILLPCFKFLVNKFSSVPLSPKKPLHSLSDVQLKVRDV comes from the exons ATGGCAAGGCTTGCATTGGGTCCTTGGTTCCACAAGAACGTCGTCGATCCTCTCATCCAAATCCTTCGCAG ggGTGCTGAGCCGAAGCAATTGGCATTTTCTGCAGCTCTTGGCATTACCTTGGGGGTATTTCCCATTTGTG GGGTCACTGTGTTTCTATGTGGACTGGCTATTGCATTGCTTGGATCCCGTTGCAATGCTCCAACTGTAATGCTGGCAAACTTTATGGCTACACCAATAGAGTTGAG TCTGATGTTGCCCTTCTTGCGCTTTGGTGAAATTCTCACTGGTGGACCTCAATTTCCATTTACATCTGATGCTTTCAAGAAGGTTTTGACCGGCCAAGCTTCGCATGAAGTCCTCTTAAGTGTTGTCCATGCG TTGTTGGGATGGCTTGTTGCGGCACCTTTTATATTGGCCACACTCTACATCATCCTTTTACCATGCTTCAAGTTTTTGGTTAACAAGTTCAGCTCTGTTCCATTAAGCCCAAAGAAACCACTTCATTCACTCTCAGATGTCCAGCTGAAGGTAAGGGATGTCTGA
- the LOC115959984 gene encoding uncharacterized protein LOC115959984, with protein MKLLAWNCRGLGNRRAVQELIDIVQAQDPMIVFLSETWSTKEKMKWVRDKISFDGCFTVTIDERGGGLTLLWKAGVNVWVNSFSKYHIDSIIHGGSDQAWRLIGFYGEPDTSLRSEGWNMLRMLGSKPQLPWCCFGDFNELLEVHEKWGGPPRAHHLMQNFQEVLDHCGFVDLEFSGPEFTWHGRRGGELIWERLDRRVANYEWLARFPTGRIKHLNCFTFDHWPILLSLDASGEHKKWNRKPFRFEAMWVLDSGCRDVITRAWDCTPDVWSREHFGNVKKRIKELKDRLWRAEDDSTRSGNFEEVDCLKRELNVLYDKEEKMWQQRARVSWLQHGDRNTKFFHGTATQRKRKNFIKGMHDRNGVWQEGDEVVSAMLVDFYSHLFSSSNPHDLDRILSGVQPVVSDEMRADLDKPFSSEEVGQAIREMAPLKAPGPDGKKGFMAMKLDMSKAYDRVEWCFLEQILLKLGFQELWVALIMECVTSVSYSIMVNGEPKGLIKPSRGLRQGDPLSPYLFLFCAKGLNALLRQAAANGDIHRSTLEECAKIQELFAVKNTDAQAQEAIKVAFNVPAIQHYEKYLGLPSFVGRNKRACFTQIKERIWAKMQGWKEKLLSQAGKEVMIKAVVQSIPAYCMGVFKLLVGLCKDIEAMIRKFWWGSGDSKKIHWVKWSSLCSSKSIRGMGFRDLQKFNNTMLAKQVWRLIHQKETLLFKVFRAKYFPNGYVLDAPISPKCSYAWRSILQACDVINKGAIWRVRNGELVDIWRHRWLLDLHHSKIISPRANTSVNQVSELFVPYTTTRDLGKLALCFLPWEAEIVSQIQVCTIGEEDVLIWPLTADSEYSVRSAYHFLVAAEDCLAPGSSSLVHDHAVWKKIWKMKVPNKIWHFIWRAAKDSLPTKVNLKAQHVPVDDVCEGCGDYLKLTLHFLWLCDQARAVWMSGPEF; from the exons ATGAAACTCTTAGCATGGAACTGCagggggcttgggaaccgccGTGCAGTTCAAGAGCTTATAGACATTGTACAAGCACAAGATCCCATGATTGTGTTTTTGTCAGAAACATGGTCAACTAAGGAAAAGATGAAATGGGTTCGGGATAAGATATCTTTTGATGGGTGTTTTACGGTAACTATTGATGAAAGAGGGGGTGGTTTGACTCTTCTTTGGAAAGCAGGAGTTAATGTATGGGTTAATAGTTTTTCTAAGTATCATATAGATTCTATTATTCATGGTGGTTCAGATCAGGCGTGGAGATTGATTGGGTTTTACGGAGAGCCTGATACTAGTCTTAGGAGTGAGGGATGGAATATGTTAAGGATGCTAGGCTCGAAGCCGCAACTACCTTGGTGTTGTTTTGGTGACTTTAATGAGTTATTGGAGGTACATGAAAAATGGGGTGGACCACCTAGAGCTCACCATTTAATGCAGAATTTTCAAGAGGTTTTGGATCATTGTGGTTTTGTAGACTTAGAATTTTCGGGACCGGAATTCACTTGGCATGGAAGACGTGGTGGGGAGCTGATATGGGAGAGATTAGATAGAAGGGTTGCAAATTATGAGTGGTTGGCTAGATTTCCTACTGGGAGGATTAAacatttgaattgttttacttttgATCACTGGCCGATCCTCCTATCCTTGGATGCGAGTGGAGAGCATAAAAAATGGAATAGAAAGCCTTTTCGTTTTGAGGCAATGTGGGTGTTAGATTCTGGATGTCGTGATGTGATCACTAGAGCTTGGGATTGTACTCCTGATG TCTGGAGTCGAGAGCACTTTGGCAATGTTAAGAAGCGCATAAAGGAGTTGAAGGATAGGTTATGGAGGGCAGAGGATGATTCGACCAGGTCTGGAAATTTTGAGGAGGTGGATTGTTTAAAAAGGGAGTTGAATGTTCTATATGATAAGGAAGAGAAGATGTGGCAGCAGCGGGCTAGGGTTTCATGGTTGCAACATGGCGATCGcaatacaaaatttttccatggTACAGCAACccaaaggaagagaaagaatttCATTAAGGGGATGCATGATAGGAATGGGGTGTGGCAAGAAGGGGATGAGGTAGTTTCGGCCATGCTAGTGGACTTCTATTCTCAcctcttctcttcttctaaCCCTCATGATTTGGATCGAATTTTGAGTGGGGTTCAACCTGTGGTATCTGATGAAATGAGAGCAGATCTTGATAAGCCTTTTTCTAGTGAGGAGGTCGGTCAGGCAATCAGGGAGATGGCCCCGCTAAAAGCTCCAGGACCGGATG GGAAAAAAGGTTTTATGGCCATGAAGCTTGATATGAGTAAAGCTTATGATAGGGTAGAATGGTGCTTTCTAGAGCAAATCCTCCTCAAATTGGGTTTTCAGGAGTTATGGGTGGCTTTGATAATGGAATGTGTTACCTCAGTGTCTTATTCTATAATGGTGAATGGTGAACCGAAGGGTCTGATCAAACCTTCCAGAGGATTGCGTCAAGGGGATCCCCTTTCTCcttatttgttccttttttgTGCGAAAGGGCTGAATGCTCTTCTGAGACAAGCAGCGGCAAATGGTGATATCCACAG GTCTACCTTGGAGGAATGTGCTAAAATCCAAGAGTTGTTTGCTGT CAAGAACACAGATGCACAAGCTCAAGAGGCTATTAAAGTGGCATTTAATGTTCCGGCCATCCAGCATTATGAGAAGTACTTGGGGCTGCCATCTTTTGTTGGTAGAAATAAAAGGGCCTGTTTTACGCAGATTAAAGAAAGGATCTGGGCTAAAATGCAAGGTTGGAAGGAAAAGCTTCTGTCTCAAGCTGGTAAGGAAGTGATGATCAAGGCAGTGGTTCAATCTATACCGGCCTACTGTATGGGTGTCTTCAAGCTTCTGGTTGGTCTATGTAAAGATATTGAAGCAATGATTCGTAAGTTTTGGTGGGGTAGTGGTGACTCGAAGAAAATCCATTGGGTAAAGTGGAGTTCTCTTTGCTCCTCAAAATCAATTAGAGGGATGGGATTTCGGGATCTTCAAAAGTTTAATAACACAATGTTAGCAAAACAAGTGTGGCGACTTATTCACCAAAAGGAGACCCttctttttaaagtatttagggcgaaatattttccaaatggcTATGTTCTTGATGCTCCTATTTCACCAAAATGTTCCTATGCATGGAGGAGTATTTTGCAAGCTTGTGATGTAATAAATAAAGGAGCAATTTGGCGAGTTAGGAATGGGGAATTGGTTGATATTTGGAGACATAGGTGGCTACTTGACCTGCACCACAGCAAAATTATTTCTCCTCGAGCCAATACCTCTGTAAATCAGGTTAGTGAGCTTTTTGTTCCCTACACAACAACCAGGGACCTGGGTAAATTGGCCCTTTGTTTTTTGCCTTGGGAAGCTGAGATAGTTAGCCAGATTCAGGTTTGTACGATTGGGGAGGAGGATGTGCTCATTTGGCCGTTGACGGCGGATAGTGAATATAGTGTTCGGAGTGCCTATCACTTTCTTGTTGCTGCCGAGGACTGTCTTGCGCCTGGCTCATCCTCGTTGGTTCATGATCATGCTGTGTGGAAGAAGATTTGGAAGATGAAGGTGCCTAATAAAATCTGGCATTTTATCTGGCGTGCTGCAAAGGACTCGCTTCCTACAAAGGTGAATTTAAAGGCTCAGCATGTACCTGTGGATGATGTCTGTGAGGGGTGTGGGGATTACTTGAAGTTGACATTGCATTTCCTGTGGCTTTGTGATCAAGCTCGGGCTGTTTGGATGTCAGGTCCGGAGTTCTAG